A window from Staphylococcus succinus encodes these proteins:
- a CDS encoding LLM class flavin-dependent oxidoreductase gives MGEMKLGLFLAGYGHHLASWRHPKSIEKGPIDIDHLVNISQLAEQGKFDLVFLSDALYIDDTAHPDLMSRLDPFTLMSIIARETSDIGLAATVSTTYSQPFHLARSFSSLDHISGGRAAWNIVTSAVNNTAQNFNGNVNVDHDLRYEQAEEFVDVANKLWKSWEPDAFKKDKVEGVFVDETKLHEVNHDGKYYKVKGPLNLEHSPQGQPLLIQAGSSPTGTDLAARVADVVFTAQTNAEEAKVFNDRLRSKLVKQGRSESDLTIMPGLFPVIGDTEAEAQANYNELQDLILPEIGLKLLSPYVGDVDLMQYDIKTPFADIDASEGNGIKSRYELIKKEAIEQNLTLEDVMKKIAGARGHYIVVGTPEKIADTMQYWYEIGAADGFNIMPPLFPTQLQLFVDKVVPILQSRGLTQTEYKAGTLREKFDLPNL, from the coding sequence TCACTTAGTCAATATAAGTCAGTTAGCTGAACAAGGTAAATTTGATTTAGTATTTTTATCAGATGCTTTATATATCGATGACACAGCACACCCAGATCTGATGAGTCGTTTAGACCCATTCACTTTAATGTCCATCATAGCGAGAGAGACGTCGGATATTGGTTTAGCGGCCACAGTATCGACAACGTATTCTCAGCCATTCCATCTAGCTAGATCGTTCAGTTCACTAGATCACATTAGTGGTGGACGCGCAGCATGGAATATTGTAACTTCTGCAGTGAATAATACTGCACAAAATTTTAATGGCAATGTGAACGTTGATCATGATTTAAGATACGAGCAAGCAGAAGAATTTGTAGACGTAGCCAATAAATTATGGAAGTCATGGGAACCAGATGCCTTTAAAAAGGATAAAGTAGAAGGCGTGTTTGTAGATGAAACAAAATTACATGAGGTAAACCATGATGGTAAGTATTACAAGGTTAAAGGCCCACTTAATTTGGAACATTCACCACAAGGGCAGCCATTATTGATTCAAGCAGGGTCTTCGCCGACCGGTACAGATTTAGCAGCTCGTGTTGCTGATGTTGTTTTTACAGCACAAACAAATGCAGAAGAAGCGAAAGTATTTAATGATAGATTACGTTCAAAATTGGTGAAACAAGGAAGATCAGAATCAGACCTCACTATCATGCCAGGTCTTTTTCCAGTAATTGGTGATACTGAAGCAGAGGCACAGGCTAATTATAATGAATTGCAAGATTTGATTTTACCAGAAATAGGATTAAAACTATTGTCACCTTATGTTGGGGATGTTGATTTGATGCAATATGATATTAAGACACCCTTTGCTGATATAGATGCTTCTGAAGGTAATGGTATTAAAAGTAGATATGAATTAATTAAAAAAGAAGCCATTGAGCAAAATTTAACGTTAGAAGATGTTATGAAAAAAATAGCCGGTGCTCGAGGCCATTATATTGTTGTTGGTACACCAGAGAAAATTGCTGATACGATGCAATATTGGTATGAAATCGGTGCGGCTGATGGTTTTAATATTATGCCACCACTTTTTCCGACACAATTACAGCTTTTTGTTGATAAAGTTGTTCCGATTTTACAATCACGTGGATTAACACAAACAGAATACAAAGCAGGTACGTTACGTGAAAAATTCGATTTACCAAATTTATAA